The Periophthalmus magnuspinnatus isolate fPerMag1 chromosome 19, fPerMag1.2.pri, whole genome shotgun sequence region tttgtgatttttattctgtacaGTCATTTTGTCAAATCAGTTGGCATCCAGACTATAGCTCTGCCCTTCTATGAAAAAAGAACCCACCTCATTACGTGCGCTCCCTGTAGCGTCATTGGACAGGACGGGGACCACTTCCACTGAAATGACATTTTGGCAGAGCCAATGTTAACATTAAACAACTTGGGTTAGACTTTCCAGTTCACACAATTCTAGTTAAGATTTTGCAAAAGAAACTGACCTTTTGTGAAATTTCATTTTACTCATTTGCCTCCCATGTGACATGTGTAGAAATGATTCCAAAACTTACTGGGCAACCAGAATTTGTTACACAATAGCCATGAGCAGACTGGGGGATCCTGTTTcagaactcagcgctacttcctgtatttttgtaccttCACAAGACATCTATTCCACCACTTACGAATTTAGTCAAAATTTATTCAAATGCAGCAAAAGTAATGAAAGTCAAGTTACTTAAAAAGGCTAACCTACACCATGTCAATTTTCTGGTAGAGACCGCTACCCGCTCGAGTCCAAAGATGCTAAGGTTTGCCTAgaaacattccacagtatggcattcaagttatcaatctccatggagacaagcaaatgacacaACAGGTAGGCATGTTTTTCCAGGCATAAGTGGTTTCAATAAAATGGGCATACTAgacagatcattttaatgccatactgtgaaataacacctccatgcAAGAGTTAAATATAAAACGTGTGCGTTGCGTTGACTTACCCTCTTCggcatctacgttggcatctacgttggcatctacgttggcatctacgttggcatctacgttggcatctacgttggcatctacgttggcatctacgttggcatctacgttggcatctacgttggcatctacgttggcatctacgttggcatctacgttggcatctacgttggcatctacgttggcatctacgttggcatctacTTTAGAGACCACGTCTGCGTCTTCTTTGTCGACCACTGACTGGAGCAGTTTAACTACATTCTCCAGATCAGATGATTCTAGGACATTACAAATAACTTTACCATGCTGAGACATGaacattttctaaaataaaacatcaatattGCAGTACCTACACGTTcatgaaataaattaatttaacaGTTTCTAGGATATAATCAAATGTTAAATTAAAGTTATTTACCAGTGGCTGTCCCAAAAACAAGCAGAAAGCAGCACAAAATCCAAACAGCTCCCATTTCGATGGTGTCAGAGAGAAAAGTCCAGTCAGAAGTGGCACGTGAGGCACAAATCAGGTAGGCTGGCTTTAAGTACCACAGCTGCCCTCCATGACTGTAATGAGCCTTTAAAGGACAGGTGCAGCAGGggcttctgattggttgagaaagacagagaccaCACCCACGAGTGGGGTAAGCTGGCaaacctgagaacaccatcccaactgtgaaatacgggggtggcagcgtcatgttgtggggttgttttgctgcaggagggactggtgcacttcatgAAATAGATGGCACCATGAGGAAAGAtcattatgtaaaaatattgaagcaacatctcaagacatcagtcagaaagttaaagcttgggtgaAAATGGGTCttacaaatggacaatgacccgaagcatactCCCAAACTgtttacaaagtggcttaaggataactaggtcagtgttttggagtggtcATCACAAAGCCCTCACCTTAatcctgaaaaggcatgtgtgagcgtGTCGGCCGACAAACTTGGTTCAGTTACaacaggaggaaggaggaatgggccaaaattcctgccaaacTATTGAAAGAAGCTTGTGAAAGATGTCAAAAAATCATACTGTTGAAAGGCAATttaaccaaatactaatgaaatgtatgtaaacttctgactttgatgAAAGTAtctgtctttgtgtcttttcatatagtgtatgtaaacttttggtTTCAGCTGTAGTGGAAATGGCCTGTCTCATCACTGAATGAAACAACAGCAGAGTGGGGCTCAGTGATGCTTGCCTATTGTGTGTCCAGACTTCATCTGGCTTCAcctgacagaggacagagacgtcTTGGTAGAGGGACATTTTCTTCCGAGGGCTACTCTCTTCAAACTGATTTGATACCAGATCCGATGACTCTATCTGTTGAGCCccactgagacttttgtttgagctttctattattatatttaacagctggatgtgtttaaattgCTCCTcggggacaaataaagtgatattgaaTGATTGATTAATAACAGGTGGTTTCATTGCTCAGAAGTGCCTTGATAAACATCTTACTGTAAGTGGGGTCGCCTACTCAAAGATCTGAGCTGTCACTTGGCCTTGGCTTGTGGAGTctcctgcttgtccccatggtgataagttcaatgccatactgagacCAATGAGTTGGATATGCAGAGGTGCTATTTCTCAGAAAACTCTTactgacaaactaatcacaCAGCAGAACTTGTGATTACAGTTACACAGTTTTCCTTTCCTTTAACTTATTCAGGTCTATTTTCAGTCAATTCTATATTTTTAGTCTTCgactcattttttattatttttttatttatttatttaacatttatttaaccgGGAAGGTCCcactgagattaaaaacctctttttcaagggagtcctggccaagcggcagcagcaaataaaaaatacagttacatacaTTTAGAACAGAGACATACATATTCATTGAATTCACAATATTACAGTCCTTTGTTCCACCATTTTCACACATGAATCAAACAGGAATAAGAATCGAAGCAGGAAGTAGAGTGTAGACAGAGGAGCTGTGGACAAATCCAGTTTTGATAAAGCTGTTCTTTAAAACAAGTCTACACAGTGCAGTgactggtggcgctctctcatctggttcatctttatccagcctatggcatttaaacttattttaatgaaaccaaaggtattttaacatgtgttggggtggggggtgggagtgtgcgttggggtggggggttctctggttgtgtttattgatgtgttggggttgggttgtttggctgtggggtggttgggtgggtttggtgagtgggactgattttaatgcactgtaaagcactttgtgatacatttttcttgtatgaaaagcgctttataaataaagtttgttgttgttgtgtttgccATTTAAATCAATTTACTATGACCAGTATTTTCATAGCTATTAACCAGCTGGATAATCAAATCAAGCCTTTTTTCCCTTTGCCATCATGATGACTTTTCCCTCTAGATTATGCCCTACATAGGATGACATGGACATCAAtatcataaaaaacagaaaatatagtaataatcaataattatggatatattcatatttacaaaaaataaataaaataaaatccacatTACCTGAGTTAGGGGGTATTTGAAGTTAAAGACAAACCTTAGGGCGTACTCAAGAGAGACAAAGTTGAGATCTAAAATCAGATCAGACCTAAAAGCACTGCACCATTCGTACTGTACAGCGGAAAGGAGGATGAGATTAAACTGTGATGGAAACCATATACCCCCAATTGAGATATACTGCtttatattaaaatttcaaaaagaATAGCTCCACTGTTAAGCTGGTCTGTAGCTGCCATCAGAGGCAACTCTCATATATTGAAGTTCAAGATTTTTGTAATAAGCACAGTAAAATATTAGGTAGAAATGGTCATAAATAAGTCATATTTTCCATAGATTCAtgttcatttatttcacatttatttttattataacataAGAAAAGGGAAAACCTTTTTATTTGTTCTACTTGCAAATCGTCATGTTGTTTCTAAGGGGATTCTTAACGGGTGCACGAGGAGCTGTGCTCTGGCAtcaattttatttacttttgtaaagcctaaaatcacagcagcagttccCTCTTAGGCCTGAACAAGATCattaatttaaccaatgaaacagacattggtcaataataGATAAGcagattaatcaacagaaaacaagccaaTGGATAACTGtaccagaacatcccctgtgcttagaccctccttctcgacaaggaaaaactcaaaaaaaccaaGTGAAAAGACGAAgacacagagaaggagagatccacACCCATGGAGGGGCAGGCTGCTGATGTGTCCAGaactaatgtgcatccatttgcagatagagtgaGTTCAAGTTTGTAGGCCAGGGGAGGATCcgggtccacagaacaggatcagggtaTAGGAGGCGCATCTAGAGTCCAGTCATCACCAGCCGGTCAGCAACTGAAACAGTTGCACTCTCCAGAGGTGACTGGGACAGGGAACAATGTGAATAGCAGTGAACGAACTACAGGTGAACTGACTAGTGAATGTTGGTGACAGGGAACGTGGGAGGAaatagaggatagtgctcagatTACCCCTGGCAGAGATACTCCTAAGGCAGCTAAGCTGAAACGGTGGGGTTTATTTCTACTCCTAATGGGCCCAGCCAGAAGCTAATTCAAAAAGGAATGTTTTAagcctgctcttaaatgtagagactgtggGGCCGGGAGCTTGgtaggagcttggtaactgaaaaGTCTCCCTCCTGCTGTGCTTTTAGACACGCTTGGAACTACCATTAGTCCAGCGTTTTGAGAACGAAATGCTCTATTTGGATGATATGGTactatagcatcttgcagatacaCGCACTTTTTAAAGAAGAGAACTGTAAATTTTATTCTAAACTCGACAGGAAGTGACTGAAGGGACTCCAGAGTTTTTAGGGCATGCGGTAGCTAGTAGGGTATTACAGTAATCTAGCCTTGATGTAACAAATGCATCATTGAGTTTTTCAGCCTCACTTTTAGACaagatttttctcattttggctATATTACGCAGGTGGAAAAAAGCAGTTTTACATGCTCAGTTTATGTGTTGTGAATTAGAGTTCTTGGTCAAATAAGTCTCCAAGGTTCCTTACAGTAGAGCTGGAGGCTGACATTGTCCAGTGTGATTATCTGGTCAGATCGAGagcactggtcaacactaaatttattgtccaagatttttttgctgatttagggtaattttgatgtgctgaatccaaaaatcacattggtattgctcaatcaggtcaactttctgaactaagctacatatttgttttttaacgacatatgatgcaaaattctgctATAGTTCTCGCTATAAAtgaattctgaagattttgcatgtgccagcTTATGGCtaattgggtttttttttttgttttttttgttttgttttatattacaagtgaatgaaattgcttcgactagaagatcttgcaaaaataagcctggcatattctgctacatctgcggtgaatacaccaatgttcctaacaggaatcaagtcacaagtttcataaagcgtgcttaccatgcttattttggtattaaacttggtgaccaagatgaagcttgggcgccacacatggcatgcaagtcatgcaccgagtatctgcgtcagtgaactaaaggcaagaagagttgtctaaagtttggaattcccatggtttggagggagccgacatcaatagctacttctgggctattcatgtgactgggatcaacagaaagaaccgaagcagcctcaagtatcctgactgtgaatcagcacgtcgtcctgtagctcactgtgatgaaattccagtacctgtctttgtagaagttcctgacatcagtgacaaagattcctccagtgtggttttaatgatgatgctccacatcctttttcccaaaaggagataaatgttcaggtttcctgagaatctgggatcactgagtgatgagcaggtggagagattccatcaggacataaaagagatggagaccaggtatcagggacgctgggatgcagtcatgatggctgattactgttggactctgaagagagacatccctgctgctgagcattcaaggggttcatagaaactgaagttcatgtcctgaattttgcacaatgataacgtaacgttccaatttacatgtacttacctttatcaattaacacaacataacatttaattaatacattgttagaaaactattttttatctcctaaaacatttttggatgagaaataaagaaaatcaactgataatgtcacaaaattgtaatcaatttggACAGAAGAACggatttttctaaatcaaattagcataaaaacctgacctgattgAGAAAAattgatatcatttttggattctgcagtgcaaaatggtcctaattcagttgaaaaaacacagacaactgttgtggaatttctaatggtcaagaagtcttaaagatataaaaatcaacagagaagtcgTCTTAAATCaaaggtctggtttattgaatcaattgtgcacattTGTCAATGAGCTGTGTCCCTAACGGTGTTGTCTCGCCCTCAGctaacaaatgtaaacaatacagagtatttataccaccaaaacaatcttgccagtttggtCTAATCGAAGTGGCTGAAGGCCGCTAGACACACAGAAAAGACATAAcaaacataacatacataacagatagtattatgaaggttaggtcaaaatgatccataataatacaaaaagatttatgctaaagaaagccataacacaactttcaaaaatgttttttttttgtaacccagtagTCTTACAGGCCTTTGTGGCCTAgaacaatgatgtttttttggggttaaGCAGCAGATAATTAAGTGTCATCCAGGATtttatgtccttcacacaggcacgaAGTTTGAACATGGCGAGGAGCTCTGATTTACATTAACAAACTGATAcctatcaaaaaaaaaaaaaaaaaaaaaaaaggattttaggatcacattattttgaTGTAGGCGGCACATATTTAcctactgaaaataaaacacatctacttggtttagactagtataaacacttGAGGGCCATTTagtttccaaaaataaaaaacattccattccttattttcagtataaatgtatgggctcttgggagccctctggtggcctccgggccctaagcagctgcttagtctgcgtATAGACTGGGCCGGTCATGTATCCAGTGATTCCACCAAAGACCTGCCATACTGCAAAGCTTCTGATCGACCACTACCATTGACAAGTTCAACATTAAGGGGTGTGGCATATACAAAATGAAATGGTATATGGATACTAGGATGCAGTATCATCCATCATCTACAATTGTGTTAAATGCAGGGAATTCAGATATCTTTGAGGAAGAAATGAGATTCTAGAAGCAGTAAAAAGCCTGAGACAACTAGGCTGCAAGTTTGTGATGAATCCTCCCCCTCTGCCAGTCATCttgaagcagattggatttgactATGGCGCATTTAATTGGTTCCAAAAtactttcaaacagaacccaggcagtagcagccactgtgtttaaatgagcttttcaaacgttaagtaaaggagtgccccaaggctcaagtTTGGGCCCCCTgcttttttaccatttttattaattccattggATACAATTTAAGGGAAcacctcatacatttatatggagatgacattttgtattcaaatgctccctctgctgatgaGGCACTGTTAAAACCAAATCAAGGCATATTTTGTTAGAACACAGAAAAAGGGAGAACCCCCCCCAAAATAGTGATGCTTCCAAGGGGAATCTTTTCCAGTGCACTACCTAATTGAGACACACGGAGCTGTGCTCTGGCATCAGAAAAGTCCAAATGGATTCGAGTTTTTCAAGATGTCATAACTTTTCCCCTTTTAGTCAATGTGGCCATTGAAGTAGTCATTTTATCATGTCAATTACTTCTGTGCTAGACTTTGTATTGATGGGTAAGTCGCATGGGGTTTTCCTACATTAGATACAGGAGGGTTAATTTAAGTTCAGACAGCAAGCGTCGACATTGGGGGGGGCTTCTTTGCAAGTAAAGACAAGATTCCTGTCTGAATAAATGTCTCGTTAAATAGTTGTACCTTGTTTAGCTCTAGACCATGTTACTGCCCAACTCTTAGTAAACTTCCAAACACAACAAACGCAGCAAAACATTTTAGGTTAAGATTTTATTTGAGAAAAGTACACAGTACTTATGCAACACATCTTTGAAACAAAACTGCTGCAGTGCGTCAAAGACCTTTTGGGGTCTCTGGACAGTCAGTGCCTCCATTCTCACCGAAGGGTTCTTCTGAAGGGCATAGCACGTCTTCGCCTTCTGCTCCCCTTTTCACTGGATGTGTGGTTGCCACTTGGCTCGCTGCCGGCGTCGAGCTGCGTCGCATTCACGGGGCTGCCGGCGTCGAGCTGCGTCGCATTCACGGCATCATTTTGAGTGACTGAAGTGGTCTGTAAACAGAAAGGCAGTTTTAAAACCCTAGGTAGAATTGTTACATCTGCTTGTAGTTTACCACCATGCGTTAGACTGGTCAACACacccattttattttctcatataGAAACCGCTACAGACACCGTCTACGTTGCTGCAGTCTGATAGTATGCCTGACAGAAATGCTAGATACCAGTTTTGATTTTATACCTAGGGCAATTCCTCCACTGCCATGTGGTCTTGCACAAGACCAACTGAATTCAATGAAGCAACTTTTATAATGCAGTTGTAATTTGTGACAGCAACCTGGCATGACTTTGTGCACCGGTCCTGATATTTGATCATAACATTACAAGATTTGACTTTTCAAATCAGCCccatttgtgatttttattctgtacaGTCATTTTGTCAAATCAGGTGCAAATTAGTTGGCATCCAGACTATAGCTCTGCCCTTCTATGAAAAAAGAACCCACCTCATTACGTGCGCTCCCTGTAGCGTCATTGGACAGGACGGGGACCACTTCCACTGAAATGACATTTTGGCAGAGCCAATGTTAACATTAAACAACTTGGGTTAGACTTTCCAGTTCACACAATTCTAGTTAAGATTTTGCAAAAGAAACTGACCTTTTGTGAAATTTCATTTTACTCATTTGCCTCCCATGTGACATGTGTAGAAATGATTCCAAAACTTACTGGGCAACCAGAATTTGTTACACAATAGCCATGAGCAGACTGGGGGATCCTGTTTcagaactcagcgctacttcctgtatttttgtaccttCACAAGACATCTATTCCACCACTTACGAATTTAGTCAAAATTTATTCAAATGCAGCAAAAGTAATGAAAGTCAAGTTACTTAAAAAGGCTAACCTACACCATGTCAATTTTCTGGTAGAGACCGCTACCCGCTCGAGTCCAAAGATGCTAAGGTTTGCCTAgaaacattccacagtatggcattcaagttatcaatctccatggagacaagcaaatgacacaACAGGTAGGCATGTTTTTCCAGGCATAAGTGGTTTCAATAAAATGGGCATACTAgacagatcattttaatgccatactgtgaaataacacctccatgcAAGAGTTAAATATAAAACGTGTGCGTTGCGTTGGCTTACCCTCTTCggcatctacgttggcatctacgttggcatctacgttggcatc contains the following coding sequences:
- the LOC129457155 gene encoding uncharacterized protein LOC129457155, with protein sequence MVFSESSDLDNVVKLLQSVVDKEDADVVSKVDANVDANTTSVTQNDAVNATQLDAGSPVNATQLDAGSEPSGNHTSSEKGSRRRRRAMPFRRTLRFASLPHSWVWSLSFSTNQKPLLHLSFKESSDLENVVKLLQSVVDKEDADVVSKVDANVDANVDANVDANVDANVDANVDANVDANVDANVDANVDANVDANVDANVDANVDANVDANVDAEEVEVVPVLSNDATGSARNETTSVTQNDAVNATQLDAGSPVNATQLDAGSEPSGNHTSSEKGSRRRRRAMPFRRTLR